From the genome of Leptospira koniambonensis:
TGGAGAGATATTGACTGTTTCTCCTCCATGGTATCCTGCGAATTGATTTATATTATTCGGAAATAATAATGCATAAGGAGCAGACTCGAAAGAAGTATGAAGTCTTGCCCATTCTATTGCATTAGGATCTATATATCCGCTGATACTTGCAGCCTGTCCTCTCGACATTACATATTTCATATGATCTTGCCCGAAAGCGATGAACAAATTGTCTGTGAAATAATAAGTAAGTTTAAAATTATACTGAGGAATTTCCCAAAGAGAAGGATTCAGATACACATCTGTGGAAAATCTTTCCGGTTTATCTCTGGCAACCACATCTTTTAAGGTAAAAGAATATCCAGGTCCCTTGAAGTTGATATCACTTTGAGTATAAGAGTCTCTATTATATCCCCATTGGAACGACCAACGGCCTTTTCTTTGGTCTACTCTTCTTTCTTCTTTTTTTGTTTGTTCCGGTTGGGCGGACGTTTTTGCCTGGGCCGGGCTAAGAGGATAGATTTTTTCTTCTCCTCCTACAGCATATAGGGAAGTGGAGAAGGTCAGTAATATTAAGATAATATAATGTATGAAAGATGAGGATTTAGTTTCGGATCTCATTTTGGATGGAAAGCCTCCGGGACACAGTTCTATGCCAGAATTCAGGAATAGTTCCGGGAGGCTATGTTTTTTCTTAGGATAGAAATTTCCAAATCATTCCAGGTCTATTCCGCTTCCGATAGTCCATGGTACAATTTTTACCCCGTCTTTAGTTCCCCAGGAAATTCCATCGGAACTAGGATTGATCCCTTTTGTATCAGGAGAAGTTGGAAAGGAGAGTCTTTGTTTGAGGTCCAACATAGGCTCTTTCGGTAGATCATCTCCTAAAGGAAATGTTCCCCAATGGATAGGAGCGAATGACTTTGCATTTAAGTCTTTGGTCGCCATCAAAGCTTCCTGCGGTCCAATATGAGCGTATTTCATAAACCATCTAGGTTTATAAGCTCCGATGGGAAGAAGTGCAAGATCGACCGGCTTTCCCAAACGTTCAGAGATATTTTTAAAATGAGAAGAATATCCAGTATCTCCCGCAAAATAGATGATCTTTCCCTGAGCCTCTAAAGAATAACTTCCCCAGAAGTATTGATTTGTATCTGAGATCCCCATTCTACTCCAATGATGTGCAGGAAGAAATGTGATCTTTACAGATTCTTTTGTAGTAACCTGACCCAACTCTTGGGAAACTGTGGCTCCTAAATTTTCTTCTTCCGAAAACGATTTCATTCCGGAAGGAAGAAGTATCTGTAAGTTCGGATTTTTACTTCTCAAATAACGTAATGTATCTCTATCCAAATGATCTCTATGAGCATGGCTCACTACTACAAAATCCACAGGAGGAAGATCCTCTTTTGGGATAGGAAGTTTAACAAGTCTCGTCACTAAAATAGGTGCATCAAAAATAGGATCTGTTAGAACGTTTACTGTTTTTCCCTTTACTGTAGAAGATATCCAAACTGTAGCATGCCCGAACCAAACCACTCTGACTTTTCCTTCCGGAGCGATTAGATCTTTAGAGTTTCTTTCTAACACCGTAGGAAGTTCTTCAGTAAGTCCTTCTACTGCAGGAGGATCTTTAGGCCCCCAGACCTTCCAGCGTAGGATAGCTAAAGGTGACTTCCCCTGCAATTCTTCATCTGGATCTATATTATGATATCTGCCTTCCTTATAGCTAGGGGACTTTACCCTGTCCGGATCCAATGGAAAACAATAGAAAGATGAAATTGCGAGTAAGAGAGTCGCAGAATGGAATAATAAACTCATATTGTTGTTTTGGACCTCTTGTAACGTTTTTGGAGCCGAATTTTTTCTAAAAGAATGGAACCGAATCAATTTATTTCTATTCTTTCGGACTGTATAAGAATCGAAACATTTTTTTTCAAACCGACCGATGTCGCCGAGCCTTTGTTTAGCAGGTTGCTTGCAGAAAATTCAGCTCTCATCCGTTCTATCCTAAATGGAAGCTTCAATACAGATCAGGGACCTGCCATTTGCGAAAAATAGAATACTTTCGCTCGTGGTCCTATTTTTATTTATCAGCTTCCATTTTTTGTTACCATTGGGACTATTATTTGGTAACTTTCCCTATTGGGCAGCTTGGGTTTTTGCCGCTTCTTTGGGACCGGTGTCCTATACTTTTTGGAATTTGATCCATGAAAGTATTCATGGGAATTTTTCGAATGAAAGAAAGCAGAATCATTTTTGGGGAAGGTTTCTTTGTATCGTGTTCGGGGCTCCTTATTCAGTTCTGAAATGTAGTCATCTGATGCACCATAAGTTCAATAGAGAACCTGGTGATAGGATCGAATTTTATGATCCAAATTCTCGAAAGCCTAGATGGTTCCAGAGTTTGAATTATTATTTCAGAATTACTGTGGCCACTTACATTTTCGAAGTAGGGACAGGGCTTTTACTTTCTCTTCCTTCTCGTTGGACAAAGCCGATTGTGGATCGATTCATTGAGTATCCTATAGAAGAAGGCTTTTTTAAATGGATCTATCGTCCTGAAATTTTGGAAGAATTAAGAAAAGATATTCTTTGGATACTGGCCTTCTATATTCCCAGCTTTTGGTTATTTGGAAATAATTGGCCTTTGTTGGTATTCCTACTTCTAAGCAGGTCCTTTTTTATATCATTTTTCGATAATGCGTATCATTACGGGAAAGAAATTAATGATAAAAATTCGGCC
Proteins encoded in this window:
- a CDS encoding MBL fold metallo-hydrolase, yielding MSLLFHSATLLLAISSFYCFPLDPDRVKSPSYKEGRYHNIDPDEELQGKSPLAILRWKVWGPKDPPAVEGLTEELPTVLERNSKDLIAPEGKVRVVWFGHATVWISSTVKGKTVNVLTDPIFDAPILVTRLVKLPIPKEDLPPVDFVVVSHAHRDHLDRDTLRYLRSKNPNLQILLPSGMKSFSEEENLGATVSQELGQVTTKESVKITFLPAHHWSRMGISDTNQYFWGSYSLEAQGKIIYFAGDTGYSSHFKNISERLGKPVDLALLPIGAYKPRWFMKYAHIGPQEALMATKDLNAKSFAPIHWGTFPLGDDLPKEPMLDLKQRLSFPTSPDTKGINPSSDGISWGTKDGVKIVPWTIGSGIDLE
- a CDS encoding fatty acid desaturase family protein gives rise to the protein MEASIQIRDLPFAKNRILSLVVLFLFISFHFLLPLGLLFGNFPYWAAWVFAASLGPVSYTFWNLIHESIHGNFSNERKQNHFWGRFLCIVFGAPYSVLKCSHLMHHKFNREPGDRIEFYDPNSRKPRWFQSLNYYFRITVATYIFEVGTGLLLSLPSRWTKPIVDRFIEYPIEEGFFKWIYRPEILEELRKDILWILAFYIPSFWLFGNNWPLLVFLLLSRSFFISFFDNAYHYGKEINDKNSAFNLTLPKTVSAFFLHFNYHRIHHRFPGCSWDRLPKQMEVCGETWDKSFIRQAWSQWGGLLEPLDGKISK